The window ATCCAACGAAAAAGCGCGCTCGCGCACATGCCGCTTACCGTTGCCGCCGGAGTGTCGAGCAGAGCAGGTGGCCGGAGATGCGCCGTACGGCGGGGCGCTGTGCGCGCGTGCGGCGTGTCGTCGCCACGCACCGATCGGACGGTCGTTTTCGCTGACGGCACGGCACAGCGCCGTGGAGCGTCGGATGCGTCACTTGCAATCTATCTACCCGCCCTAACCAACTGTTTGCGTACTAGGCCTAGTATAAAAACCAGAGGAGACGTGGTCGGGGGTAATTACCCCTGACCGCAGCTAATACCAGGGGGGAATGATTTATCCGACCAGAATTGGCACGGATCTCGACCGGGCCGCACGAATTCTCACGCGCCTTTTTGTTCCTCGCTAATCCCGTTCCCCTCCTTAAGCAACAAGCCGCCGCCGCTGACGCTGGCGAGAAGTTCGGCTCCACGGCGCCGGACGATCCCGAAATTCCAACGGAAAAACCCACCGAAATTTCTAACTAACTAACAAATCGACGTCGCAGCGCGCGCAATGGGCACAGCAGAATGCTGCTCCGTACTACTAGCGGTGGCAATTGAACTCGCGACGGCGATGTGATTGGGGAATTGGAATCTAGTAGcagcggggggaggggggttgaATTGGGAGCGTACCGTTGGGCATCAGCTTGGGGTCGACGACGAGCTCGCCGTGGATGCGGAGGCCGACGATCACCTCCGAGAAGCAGTGCACCCGGCGGTCGTACCGGAAGTCGATGATCTTGTAGTTGGTCAGCCGCTCCAGGATGGCGCCGTAGCGGCCCAGCCACCAGTAGTGGTACTCCAGCACCACCAGCACCACCTCGCCGCCGAACCGCTCCGCCGTCACGAACAGCGGGATCAGCCCGTCGCTGAACTCGTGGTACACGTTCCCCGTGTACCCGCCCGTCGAGAACACCACCGCCGGCACGCCCGCCGGGTGCCGCACGTCGCACCGCCGCCGCAGGCTGTCCCTCTCCCTCGCGTCGGTGCCGTTGCCGGCGTCCGCGGGAACAGGCACGATGGTCACCTCGTCGATGGACCGCATGATGCTCTCCTCGAACTTGCGCGTGTACGGCCGCACCTTCTCCGGCGCGGCGCCGCGGGGCGCGTTGTAGAGGAGCACCGACGAGGTGGACGGGTCCGTGCGCGCGTCGCCGCGGAGGTAGCACACGTCGCTGCGGTAGTGGCTCCGGTCACAGCAGAGCACGCCCTCCTCCGCCAGcccgccgccggcctcgcctGCGCACGCACCAATTCGCTCGCCATTAGCATCCCGCACGCAAATCAGCTAGCTAAGCTAAGCCAAGGGAGCAAGCAAGCAAGCGAGCGGCTAACTGAATAATAACTTGAGCGACGAGCTCACCGCTGATGAAGGCGGAGCACGGGAGGGACGCCGGAGAGCGGGTCTCCTGGCGGGCCTCGAGGCTGTTCTGGTTCGACGGCAGGTGGGTCTTGAACGCCTCCACATCCTCCCGCCGGTCCACGCGCTCTGGGAGCAGAGAACACACGTCACCATTACGGCCAAAAAGGGGGCGCATTTAACCCAGGAGGCGTGGCGGCGCGCTGCGAGCAAAGAAGAGAGAAACCGCAACCGAGCTGCGAGGGACCGGGCGGCGCACCTGAATCGGCGGTGTTGACGACGAGGGAGGAGCTGGGGATGCGGAGCACGGTGAATAGGCTGTAGACGGTGAGCACGAGCAGCGGCACGGCGCGGCAGGCGTAGCGGCCcctgccgccgccggcgccccAGGGCTTCCtgtgcggcggcgacg is drawn from Aegilops tauschii subsp. strangulata cultivar AL8/78 chromosome 1, Aet v6.0, whole genome shotgun sequence and contains these coding sequences:
- the LOC109774074 gene encoding xylan glycosyltransferase MUCI21; protein product: MQQPQQHHHHKPKPSLSGSLSWIRRSPPPSPPHRKPWGAGGGRGRYACRAVPLLVLTVYSLFTVLRIPSSSLVVNTADSERVDRREDVEAFKTHLPSNQNSLEARQETRSPASLPCSAFISGEAGGGLAEEGVLCCDRSHYRSDVCYLRGDARTDPSTSSVLLYNAPRGAAPEKVRPYTRKFEESIMRSIDEVTIVPVPADAGNGTDARERDSLRRRCDVRHPAGVPAVVFSTGGYTGNVYHEFSDGLIPLFVTAERFGGEVVLVVLEYHYWWLGRYGAILERLTNYKIIDFRYDRRVHCFSEVIVGLRIHGELVVDPKLMPNGKSIKDFQALLHQGYSGKPSATSSAPLPLPLATPSRPCVDHAKAAKPKMLIFIRKQNRVILNLPHVVTACRRAGFAPHVMNLRRQTPLPVIHAALASADAMVAVHGAAVTHFLFMRPGTVLLQIVPVGLDWAAESFYGKPAQQLGLEYLEYRVAPEESSLAAEYGLNSTVVQDPSVISSQGWWEMKKVYMDRQNVTVSIKRFGELLRAAKLHLKKNATACGGKPAAASHAAVR